The Bartonella krasnovii sequence ACCAAACTTTTCAATTTAACATCATCCTCAATAATAGTTTTGCTTATTATCTAAAATTATTAAAATCGTTCTTTGAGTTATTTATTAAGTTTTGTGGCAAATAAGAAAACGACTTTAAGAAAAGTAAAGTTCACGGTTTATAATTTTTAGATTAGCCTTTTTGAATATCGAGATAAAAAGCAAGATTATCTCAATATGCTTTCCATTTAACTGTGAAAACATATAACATAAAAATACAAATTAATTCAATGTATTATTGTAGAATTAATCTGGTAATATTAACAATAGATCACTAAATATGTTGTTCTAGTTATTAAAATAGATAATTAATATGCTTTTATTTTTATAGCTAAAGGCTACTATGATGAGATGGGACCAGATAAGGAATATAACCAATTAAAGAAAGAATAAGTAATGGAGTGAAAATAATCGTCCAGGTTTGAATTCTTTCAAAATCTCTGTATTTGGTGTGGTGATTAAGGTTTTGGGTATGAGGATAGAACGATTTCTCTATACACTGATATTGTCGGTTATATTGTGTGAGGAACTGTTTACCTTTAATCAGCTTTCTTATATAGTCAGCGCTAATTATGGTGGTTATTTAGTTGGGAATATATTCTTCACGTTGGGCAGAATTGGGAATATCTCTTGCTCTTCACATGCTATTTGGTGCAGCCATGGTGATGAGAGCGCTTAATTATCTCCATAGCATTAAACACCAAACTTTTACTTAGTCATTTTGAACCGTCTTGCTGCTGGTGTTGCGAGTGCAGCAATGATGATTTTTGGTTCTATTATGTG is a genomic window containing:
- a CDS encoding YbfB/YjiJ family MFS transporter; translation: MRIERFLYTLILSVILCEELFTFNQLSYIVSANYGGYLVGNIFFTLGRIGNISCSSHAIWCSHGDESA